In Immundisolibacter sp., the following proteins share a genomic window:
- the mraZ gene encoding division/cell wall cluster transcriptional repressor MraZ, with product MFRGITALSLDAKGRMAIPSRYRERLQTDAQGQLILTLDHRGQCLLLYPLPVWEAIERELIGAPNLLEVVDQLKHTLIGHATECEPDGQGRILLPTMLRELVGIDRQVTLVGLGNKFELWDEQAWDQRRKGWLRAAQDGAVNLPEQLSRLAF from the coding sequence ATGTTTCGCGGTATCACGGCGCTCAGTCTGGACGCCAAGGGTCGGATGGCCATTCCGAGCCGTTACCGTGAGCGCCTGCAAACCGACGCACAAGGCCAACTGATCCTGACTCTGGACCACCGCGGCCAGTGCCTGCTGCTGTATCCGCTGCCGGTGTGGGAAGCGATCGAGCGCGAGCTGATCGGCGCCCCCAACCTGCTCGAGGTCGTCGACCAGCTCAAGCACACCCTGATCGGCCACGCCACCGAGTGCGAGCCGGACGGCCAGGGGCGCATCCTGCTGCCGACGATGCTGCGCGAGCTGGTCGGCATCGATCGCCAGGTGACGCTGGTAGGTCTTGGCAACAAATTCGAACTGTGGGACGAGCAGGCCTGGGATCAGCGCCGCAAGGGCTGGCTGCGGGCGGCCCAGGACGGTGCGGTGAACCTGCCGGAGCAGCTCAGCCGGCTGGCGTTTTGA
- the murD gene encoding UDP-N-acetylmuramoyl-L-alanine--D-glutamate ligase gives MHAVASQLKKRVLVVGAGATGLSCVRHLLAQGCEVRVLDTRQIPPGLADLRQLVPVSDIYLGDWPAAAFAGVDQIVVSPGIGLDSPALVDAAARGLPLLGDIELFARAVRRPVLAITGSNGKSTVTTLVGQMLSGAGRSVAMGGNLGTPALDLLAEPTPDAYVLELSSFQLERTASLRPAAACVLNLSPDHIDRHGSFAAYAAAKARVLNGAAVAVLSRDDAGVAALAGGLGATQRVVWFGLGAPTGASDFGLLEHDGAPWLARGDEALLPATALRLPGRHNIANALAALALVDALGVPLAQALPALREFPGLPHRTQWVAEHGSVAWYDDSKGTNVGATLAAIEGLAPTRPTGRLVLILGGQGKGQDFAPLRGALAAHGRAAVLIGEDAASIADALGDAVPIQRAADMDAAVAAAAALAKPGDGVLLSPACASLDMFSGYAARGEAFVRAVRALAGVITDG, from the coding sequence ATGCACGCAGTGGCCTCACAACTGAAAAAACGCGTCCTGGTGGTCGGGGCCGGTGCCACGGGCCTGTCCTGCGTGCGCCACCTGTTGGCGCAGGGCTGCGAGGTACGGGTGCTCGACACGCGCCAGATTCCGCCCGGCCTGGCCGACTTGCGCCAGCTTGTGCCGGTCAGTGACATCTATCTGGGCGACTGGCCGGCGGCGGCGTTTGCCGGCGTGGACCAGATCGTCGTCAGCCCCGGCATCGGACTGGACAGCCCGGCGCTGGTCGATGCCGCCGCGCGCGGCCTGCCGCTGCTGGGCGACATTGAGCTGTTCGCCCGTGCCGTCAGGCGGCCGGTGCTGGCCATTACCGGCTCGAACGGCAAATCCACCGTCACCACCCTGGTCGGGCAGATGCTGAGCGGTGCCGGACGCTCGGTGGCGATGGGCGGCAACCTGGGCACGCCGGCACTGGACCTGCTGGCCGAACCGACGCCGGATGCCTATGTGCTCGAGCTTTCGTCGTTCCAGCTGGAACGCACGGCGAGCCTGCGCCCGGCTGCCGCCTGCGTGCTGAACCTCAGTCCCGACCACATCGATCGCCACGGCAGCTTCGCCGCTTATGCCGCCGCCAAGGCGCGGGTACTGAACGGCGCCGCGGTGGCGGTGCTCAGCCGCGACGATGCGGGCGTCGCCGCACTGGCCGGCGGGCTCGGCGCTACCCAGCGGGTGGTCTGGTTCGGGCTCGGCGCGCCGACCGGCGCGAGCGATTTTGGTCTTCTCGAACACGACGGCGCGCCGTGGCTGGCGCGCGGCGACGAGGCGCTCCTGCCGGCGACGGCGCTGCGCCTGCCCGGCCGTCACAACATCGCCAATGCGCTGGCCGCGCTGGCACTGGTCGACGCGCTGGGCGTGCCGCTCGCGCAGGCGCTGCCGGCGCTTCGCGAATTTCCCGGCCTGCCGCATCGCACGCAGTGGGTCGCCGAGCATGGCAGCGTGGCCTGGTACGACGATTCCAAGGGCACCAACGTCGGCGCCACGCTGGCCGCCATCGAGGGTCTGGCGCCGACCCGGCCCACTGGCCGGCTGGTGCTGATCCTGGGCGGACAGGGCAAGGGCCAGGATTTCGCGCCGCTGCGCGGGGCGCTGGCCGCGCATGGCCGGGCGGCGGTGCTGATCGGCGAGGATGCCGCGTCGATCGCCGACGCCCTGGGCGACGCCGTGCCGATCCAGCGCGCCGCCGACATGGATGCCGCGGTGGCGGCCGCCGCCGCGCTGGCCAAGCCGGGCGATGGCGTGCTGCTGTCGCCGGCCTGCGCCAGTTTGGACATGTTCAGCGGCTACGCCGCCCGGGGCGAGGCCTTCGTGCGCGCCGTGCGGGCGCTCGCCGGGGTGATCACCGATGGGTAG
- the mraY gene encoding phospho-N-acetylmuramoyl-pentapeptide-transferase, giving the protein MLYHLFDALSDQISGFNAFRYITLRAILAALTALVISLAAGGPVIRYLTALRLGQQVRTDGPQSHLGKAGTPTMGGALILLAIAVTTLLWADLRSAKVWIVFAVALATGLIGWLDDYLKVTRRNSKGLKSRHKFLGQLVVGMAAALAIYSLVRVPAETVYIVPFIKDATFHLGWLFVPASLLVIVGSSNAVNLTDGLDGLAILPTVMVAAALGVFAYVAGHQVFARYLGLPFVPGAGELAIVCGAMVGAGLGFLWFNAYPAQVFMGDVGALALGATLGTVAVLIRQELVLFIMGGVFVMETVSVMLQVASFKLTGKRIFAMAPLHHHFELKGWPEPRVIVRFWIITFILVLVGLASLKIR; this is encoded by the coding sequence ATGCTGTACCACCTGTTCGATGCCCTGAGCGATCAAATCAGCGGCTTCAACGCCTTTCGCTACATCACCCTGCGCGCCATCCTGGCGGCCCTGACGGCGCTGGTCATCTCGCTGGCCGCTGGCGGGCCGGTGATCCGCTACCTGACGGCGCTGCGCCTTGGCCAGCAGGTGCGCACGGACGGGCCGCAGTCCCATCTTGGCAAGGCCGGCACGCCCACCATGGGCGGCGCGCTGATCCTGCTGGCGATCGCCGTCACCACGCTGCTGTGGGCGGACCTGCGCAGCGCCAAGGTGTGGATCGTGTTCGCGGTGGCGCTGGCCACCGGCCTGATCGGCTGGCTGGACGATTACCTCAAGGTCACGCGCCGCAACTCGAAGGGCCTGAAGTCAAGGCACAAATTCCTGGGGCAGCTGGTGGTGGGCATGGCCGCCGCACTGGCCATCTACAGCCTGGTGCGGGTGCCGGCCGAGACCGTGTACATCGTGCCGTTCATCAAGGACGCCACCTTCCATCTGGGCTGGCTGTTCGTGCCGGCGAGCCTGTTGGTGATCGTCGGCTCCAGCAACGCGGTGAACCTCACCGACGGCCTGGACGGGCTGGCCATCCTGCCCACGGTGATGGTGGCCGCGGCGCTGGGCGTGTTCGCCTACGTGGCCGGGCATCAGGTGTTCGCCCGCTATCTGGGCCTGCCGTTCGTGCCGGGCGCGGGGGAGCTGGCCATCGTCTGTGGCGCCATGGTCGGCGCGGGCCTTGGCTTTTTGTGGTTCAACGCGTACCCGGCGCAGGTCTTCATGGGCGACGTCGGCGCCCTGGCGCTGGGCGCCACGTTGGGCACGGTGGCGGTGCTGATCCGCCAGGAACTGGTGCTGTTCATCATGGGCGGCGTGTTCGTGATGGAAACCGTGTCGGTGATGCTGCAGGTGGCCTCGTTCAAGCTCACCGGCAAGCGCATCTTTGCCATGGCGCCGCTGCACCACCACTTCGAGCTCAAGGGCTGGCCGGAACCGCGCGTGATCGTGCGCTTCTGGATCATCACCTTCATCCTGGTGCTGGTGGGTCTGGCCAGCCTGAAGATTCGCTGA
- a CDS encoding UDP-N-acetylmuramoyl-L-alanyl-D-glutamate--2,6-diaminopimelate ligase — translation MVARKANPTTVPLATLLAGWLDGEPSAGRVGDLAVSGLCNDSRLAQPGDLFLAVPGRRTSGARHLEQAIAAGVAAVLIDASLPLPTGLPVPVLALADLAARQGIIAARFHGEPSKALAVIGITGTNGKTSVSHFLAQCLPRCGILGTEGNGFPGRLEPASHTTPDPLALQSWLARLRDQGARAVAMEVSSHALHQQRTAGVRFDTAVYTNLGHDHLDYHRDLDDYAAAKAGLFASPGLRAAVLNADDPYVEHMASALAPGVRVLRYGLRHGQLRGRADARPGGLLIDIDSPFGQARFASPLLGEFNLYNLLAVLGALLLADVPFAEAIEKLQALTSVPGRMQALRRPGAPLVVIDYAHNPPALESVLTALRAHVPAGGRLWCVFGCGGERDAAKRPVMGELAVRLADRVVVTDDNPRGEAPAAIAAAILAGMPQGDGVELIHDRALAITHAIASADVRDVVLIAGKGAERFQIVGTERRPFSDFDCAQNALKGRS, via the coding sequence ATGGTCGCTCGCAAAGCCAACCCGACGACGGTGCCACTGGCCACGCTGCTGGCCGGTTGGCTGGACGGCGAACCGAGCGCCGGCCGGGTCGGCGACCTCGCCGTCAGCGGCCTGTGCAACGACAGCCGGTTGGCACAACCGGGCGATCTGTTCCTGGCGGTGCCCGGGCGGCGCACCTCGGGCGCCCGGCACCTGGAGCAGGCCATCGCGGCCGGCGTCGCGGCGGTGCTGATCGACGCCTCCCTGCCGCTGCCGACCGGCTTGCCAGTGCCCGTGCTGGCGCTGGCGGACCTGGCCGCCCGGCAGGGCATCATCGCCGCGCGCTTTCATGGCGAGCCGTCCAAGGCGCTGGCCGTGATCGGCATCACCGGCACCAACGGCAAGACCTCGGTCAGCCATTTCCTGGCCCAGTGCCTGCCTCGCTGCGGCATCCTGGGCACCGAGGGCAACGGCTTTCCCGGTCGGCTGGAGCCGGCCAGCCACACCACACCCGACCCGCTGGCCCTGCAGTCCTGGCTGGCCCGCCTGCGCGACCAGGGCGCCCGCGCGGTGGCCATGGAAGTGTCCTCGCACGCCCTGCACCAGCAGCGCACGGCCGGCGTGCGCTTCGATACCGCCGTCTATACCAATCTGGGCCACGACCACCTGGACTATCACCGCGATCTGGACGACTACGCCGCCGCCAAGGCCGGCCTGTTCGCCAGCCCCGGCCTGCGCGCGGCGGTGCTCAACGCCGACGATCCCTACGTCGAGCACATGGCATCCGCCCTGGCGCCCGGCGTGCGCGTGCTGCGCTACGGCCTGCGCCACGGCCAGCTGCGCGGCCGTGCCGATGCCCGGCCGGGCGGGCTGCTGATCGACATCGACAGCCCGTTCGGTCAGGCGCGCTTCGCCAGCCCGCTGCTGGGCGAGTTCAACCTGTACAACCTGCTGGCGGTGCTGGGCGCCTTGCTGCTGGCGGACGTGCCGTTTGCCGAGGCCATCGAGAAACTGCAGGCGCTCACGTCCGTGCCCGGCCGCATGCAGGCCCTGCGCCGGCCCGGCGCGCCGCTGGTGGTTATCGACTACGCCCACAACCCGCCGGCGCTCGAATCGGTGCTGACGGCGCTGCGCGCGCATGTGCCGGCCGGCGGGCGCTTGTGGTGCGTGTTCGGCTGCGGCGGCGAGCGGGATGCCGCCAAGCGGCCGGTCATGGGTGAACTGGCCGTGCGCCTGGCCGATCGGGTGGTCGTCACCGACGACAACCCGCGCGGCGAGGCGCCGGCCGCCATCGCCGCCGCCATCCTGGCCGGCATGCCGCAAGGTGACGGTGTGGAGCTGATCCACGACCGCGCCTTGGCCATCACCCACGCCATCGCCAGTGCCGATGTGCGCGACGTGGTTCTGATCGCCGGCAAGGGCGCCGAGCGCTTCCAGATCGTCGGCACCGAACGCCGGCCGTTCAGCGATTTCGACTGCGCGCAGAACGCGCTCAAGGGGCGATCGTGA
- the ftsW gene encoding putative lipid II flippase FtsW, translated as MGSIDTAARAPVPAAAGLRGPAEWDFALLGVAALLAALGLIAVYSASITVAARSVGDSEYYLQRQAMYLALGVLGGYFFTQTRLVLWHRLAGFAVLGATVLLVLVLLPGLGIEVNGAARWLGGGGLRVQPSELAKLAFLMFAAARLSEADTPELLRERMLVILVSLGIIGALLLAEPDFGSFVVLAAATGGLLFLYGVRWLYFIGLGATGLAALAALAVASPYRLARLTNFLHPWDDPFGAGFQLTQALIAFGRGGWFGVGLGNSVQKLFYLPEAHTDFLLAVLAEELGLFAVLGVIGLFGFLVIRAFTIARRAAANGDGFAALLGYGLGLTIGFQAFVNLGVNMGVLPTKGLTLPLMSYGGTSLVVSCLQIALLLRIDHEQRMRRGVNGAPAMTAQRRGRH; from the coding sequence ATGGGTAGCATCGACACTGCTGCCCGCGCACCGGTCCCGGCCGCCGCCGGCCTGCGCGGTCCGGCCGAGTGGGATTTCGCGCTGCTGGGCGTGGCCGCCCTGCTGGCGGCGCTGGGGCTGATCGCCGTGTATTCGGCTTCGATCACGGTCGCCGCCCGCAGCGTCGGCGACAGCGAGTACTACCTGCAGCGGCAGGCGATGTATCTGGCCCTGGGTGTGCTGGGTGGGTATTTCTTCACCCAGACGCGGCTGGTGTTGTGGCATCGCCTGGCCGGTTTTGCGGTGCTGGGCGCCACCGTGCTGCTGGTGCTGGTACTGCTGCCGGGCCTGGGCATCGAGGTCAACGGCGCCGCCCGCTGGCTGGGCGGCGGTGGTCTGCGCGTGCAACCGTCGGAACTGGCCAAGCTCGCCTTTCTGATGTTCGCCGCCGCCCGTCTGTCGGAGGCCGACACGCCCGAGTTGCTGCGCGAGCGCATGCTGGTGATCCTGGTCAGTCTTGGCATCATCGGTGCGTTGCTGCTGGCGGAGCCGGATTTCGGCAGTTTCGTGGTGCTGGCGGCGGCCACCGGCGGTTTGCTGTTCCTGTATGGCGTGCGCTGGCTGTATTTCATCGGCCTGGGCGCGACCGGCCTGGCGGCGCTGGCGGCGCTGGCGGTCGCCTCGCCCTACCGCCTGGCGCGGCTGACCAATTTCCTGCACCCCTGGGACGACCCATTCGGCGCCGGCTTTCAGCTCACGCAGGCGCTGATCGCCTTCGGGCGCGGCGGCTGGTTCGGCGTGGGTCTTGGCAACAGCGTGCAGAAGCTGTTCTACCTGCCGGAGGCGCACACCGATTTCCTGCTCGCCGTGCTGGCGGAGGAACTGGGCCTGTTCGCGGTGCTGGGCGTGATCGGCCTGTTCGGCTTTCTGGTGATACGGGCGTTCACCATCGCCCGCCGCGCGGCCGCCAACGGCGACGGTTTCGCCGCGCTGCTGGGCTACGGCCTGGGCCTGACGATCGGCTTTCAGGCCTTCGTGAACCTGGGCGTGAACATGGGTGTGCTGCCGACCAAGGGCCTGACGCTGCCGCTGATGAGCTACGGCGGCACCAGCCTGGTGGTCAGCTGCCTGCAGATCGCGCTGCTGCTGCGCATCGACCACGAGCAGCGGATGCGCCGTGGTGTCAACGGCGCGCCGGCCATGACGGCGCAGCGCCGGGGGCGGCACTGA
- a CDS encoding penicillin-binding protein 2, which translates to MSAVFSRPRHYLVLALLLLAGGALMVQAVYLHTLRTQFLKGQGDARALRTVSINAHRGMLLDRNGEPLAISAPVDSVWVVPEDFRKARQRWPELAHALGLDPTQLSATVAARADTKFAYLRRAVPPEMADAALALKLPGVYRQRGYRRYYPLAEAAGHVVGYTDIDDHGQGGLEAAYDGHLRGTPGKERIVLDARRQRVALLETIAPPRPGKDLRLSIDRRIQYLAYRELKAAVLRHKAASGMAVMLDVASGEVLAMVNQPTFNPNDRADQDPDRRRNRAVTDPFEPGSTIKPFTVAAALAHHSFDPHRVIDTSPGYLRVARHTVRDVHNYGALDMAGVIRKSSNVGAVQIGLSMTPAQMWESFARFGFGVPTSTGFPGEASGLLRAAQSWRQVEQVTMAFGYGVSGTALQLARAYAALASGGLLRPVSFLAVPASEQPAGERALPADVAAEVNAMLEGVVGPGGTATKAAIAGYRVAGKTGTTHIAAGGSYDRRRYLATFAGFAPVSNPRLVLLVSLRDPQGAYYGGEVAAPVFQSVMAGALRMLGVAPDALPAAPLIPPTPAATPNLLQAAERRL; encoded by the coding sequence ATGAGCGCCGTGTTCTCGCGCCCGCGTCACTACCTGGTGCTGGCCCTGCTCCTGCTGGCCGGTGGCGCGCTGATGGTGCAGGCCGTGTACCTGCACACGCTGCGCACGCAGTTCCTGAAAGGCCAGGGTGATGCGCGCGCCCTGCGCACCGTGTCCATCAATGCCCATCGCGGCATGCTGCTGGACCGCAACGGTGAGCCGCTGGCCATCAGCGCGCCGGTCGATTCGGTATGGGTCGTGCCGGAGGATTTTCGCAAGGCGCGGCAGCGCTGGCCCGAACTGGCGCATGCGCTGGGGCTGGACCCGACGCAACTGTCGGCCACCGTGGCGGCGCGGGCCGACACCAAATTCGCCTATCTGCGCCGCGCGGTGCCGCCGGAAATGGCCGATGCCGCCCTGGCACTGAAGCTGCCCGGCGTCTATCGCCAGCGTGGCTACCGCCGTTACTACCCGCTGGCCGAAGCCGCCGGCCACGTGGTCGGCTACACCGATATCGACGACCACGGCCAGGGCGGGCTCGAAGCCGCCTATGACGGCCACCTGCGCGGTACGCCGGGCAAAGAACGCATCGTGCTCGACGCCCGGCGTCAACGCGTCGCCCTGCTCGAAACCATCGCCCCGCCGCGACCGGGCAAGGATCTGCGGCTGTCCATCGACCGGCGCATCCAGTACCTGGCCTACCGTGAGCTGAAAGCCGCCGTGCTGCGCCACAAGGCCGCCTCCGGTATGGCGGTGATGCTGGATGTGGCCAGCGGCGAGGTGCTGGCCATGGTCAACCAGCCGACCTTCAACCCGAACGATCGCGCCGACCAGGATCCGGACCGCCGCCGCAACCGGGCCGTCACCGATCCGTTCGAGCCGGGCTCCACCATCAAGCCGTTCACCGTGGCCGCCGCCCTGGCGCACCACAGCTTCGATCCGCACCGCGTGATCGACACCTCCCCCGGCTACCTGCGCGTGGCCCGGCATACCGTGCGCGATGTGCACAACTACGGCGCGCTGGACATGGCCGGCGTGATCCGCAAGTCGAGCAATGTCGGCGCGGTGCAGATCGGCCTGTCCATGACTCCGGCGCAGATGTGGGAAAGCTTCGCCCGCTTCGGTTTTGGCGTGCCCACCAGCACCGGCTTTCCGGGCGAAGCCAGCGGCCTGCTGCGCGCCGCGCAAAGCTGGCGACAGGTCGAGCAGGTGACCATGGCCTTCGGTTACGGCGTATCGGGCACGGCCCTGCAATTGGCACGTGCCTATGCCGCGCTGGCCAGCGGCGGCCTGCTGCGGCCGGTCAGTTTCCTGGCCGTTCCGGCCAGCGAGCAGCCGGCCGGTGAGCGCGCCCTGCCGGCGGATGTCGCGGCCGAGGTCAACGCCATGCTCGAAGGCGTGGTCGGGCCGGGAGGCACGGCCACCAAGGCGGCCATCGCCGGCTACCGGGTGGCCGGCAAGACCGGCACCACGCACATCGCGGCCGGCGGCAGCTACGACCGTCGCCGCTATCTGGCCACCTTCGCCGGCTTCGCGCCGGTCAGCAATCCGCGTCTGGTGCTGCTGGTCAGCCTGCGCGACCCGCAGGGCGCCTATTACGGCGGTGAAGTGGCGGCGCCGGTATTCCAGAGCGTGATGGCGGGCGCCCTGCGCATGCTCGGCGTGGCGCCGGACGCGCTACCGGCGGCGCCGCTGATCCCGCCGACGCCGGCTGCGACACCGAACCTGCTGCAGGCGGCGGAGCGCCGCCTGTGA
- the rsmH gene encoding 16S rRNA (cytosine(1402)-N(4))-methyltransferase RsmH, translating into MSHTGAGTHRPVMLDEVMQGLAIQTSGCYVDGTYGGGGHARALLAALGPNGRLLAIDKDPAAAARARAEFAGDARVSIHHGSFARLGEFVDAHGLRGQIAGVLLDLGMSSIQLDDAGRGFSFMRPGPLDMRMDTSREPTAAQWLQDADQGQIEQVLRELGEERYARRIAAAVVARRAQAPITTTDDLVNVVRGAMPRREQHKHFATRTFQALRMVVNHELDDLAAGLDQALSVLAPGGRLVVLSFHSLEDRPVKQFMRLHAGRFEGAHEPPVLRLVRVPKKAAAAELAVNPRARSAILRVAERLPDPVPAHD; encoded by the coding sequence ATGAGCCATACAGGCGCCGGTACCCACCGGCCGGTCATGCTGGACGAGGTAATGCAGGGCCTGGCAATCCAAACGAGCGGCTGCTATGTCGACGGCACCTACGGTGGCGGCGGGCATGCGCGCGCGCTGCTGGCGGCGCTGGGACCCAACGGCCGGCTGCTGGCCATCGACAAGGATCCGGCGGCCGCCGCGCGGGCGCGGGCCGAATTCGCCGGCGATGCGCGCGTCAGCATCCACCACGGCAGCTTCGCGCGCCTGGGCGAGTTCGTGGACGCGCACGGTCTGCGCGGGCAGATCGCCGGGGTGCTGCTGGACCTTGGCATGTCGTCCATCCAGCTGGACGATGCCGGACGGGGTTTCAGCTTCATGCGCCCCGGGCCGCTGGACATGCGCATGGACACCAGCCGCGAACCGACCGCCGCGCAGTGGCTGCAGGACGCCGACCAGGGGCAGATCGAACAGGTCCTGCGCGAATTGGGCGAGGAGCGCTACGCGCGCCGCATCGCCGCCGCCGTGGTGGCGCGCCGCGCGCAGGCGCCGATCACCACCACCGACGACCTGGTCAACGTGGTGCGCGGCGCCATGCCGCGGCGCGAGCAGCACAAGCACTTTGCAACGCGCACCTTCCAGGCGCTGCGCATGGTGGTCAATCACGAGCTGGACGATCTGGCCGCCGGCCTGGACCAGGCGCTGTCGGTGCTGGCGCCCGGCGGACGGCTGGTCGTGCTGAGCTTTCATTCCCTTGAAGATCGTCCGGTCAAGCAGTTCATGCGCCTGCACGCGGGCCGCTTCGAGGGTGCGCACGAGCCGCCCGTGCTGCGCCTGGTGCGGGTGCCCAAGAAGGCCGCCGCGGCCGAACTGGCGGTCAATCCGCGCGCGCGCAGCGCCATCCTGCGCGTGGCCGAGCGCCTGCCCGATCCGGTGCCCGCCCATGATTGA
- the ftsL gene encoding cell division protein FtsL, giving the protein MIERIGHLLLAALLLVCFASALGVVHIKYRERRLVTELSELRESRDRLDSEWSRLLLEEATLTTHARVEGKARDELGMVLPQPQEMAQVRR; this is encoded by the coding sequence ATGATTGAGCGCATTGGACATCTGCTGCTGGCGGCGCTGCTGCTGGTCTGCTTCGCGTCGGCGCTGGGCGTGGTGCACATCAAATACCGCGAACGCCGCCTGGTGACCGAGCTGAGCGAGCTGCGCGAGAGCCGTGACCGTCTCGACAGCGAGTGGAGCCGCCTGCTGCTGGAAGAGGCCACGTTGACCACGCATGCGCGGGTCGAGGGCAAGGCGCGCGACGAGCTGGGCATGGTCCTGCCGCAGCCGCAGGAAATGGCGCAGGTGCGACGATGA
- the murF gene encoding UDP-N-acetylmuramoyl-tripeptide--D-alanyl-D-alanine ligase, with translation MSLAQAAVIVGASGRPTGDFSGVSTDSRTLRPGELFVALEGPHFDGHDYLAAVAAAGAAGALVRRAHPALPCLEVADPLTALGQLAAAWRARFDIPVLAITGSSGKTTVKELLAAALAGLGPVLATRGNRNNHIGVPLTLLELRDTHRAAVVEMGMNHAGEIAHLTDLTRPTLGLISNAGAAHLEGLGSVAAVARAKGELIERLPPQAVAVLNADDAHCPLWRQLAGARRIVSFGLDQPAEVTADFELSADGTDIELRTPAGSARTHLGLLGRHNVQNALAATAAALAAGARLADIAAGLRAARPVPGRLCPLPGLCGARLIDDSYNANPLSVRAAIAVLAELPGERLLVLGDMGELGADAAALHAECGAAARAAGIEHLITLGPLSAHAAAAFGAGAVACRELAQLVDVAGRLLRADVTVLVKGSRSAGMERVVQALAAHGADAGGLH, from the coding sequence ATGTCCCTGGCACAGGCCGCCGTCATCGTCGGGGCCAGCGGTCGGCCGACCGGCGACTTCAGTGGCGTCAGCACCGACAGCCGCACGCTGCGCCCCGGCGAGCTGTTCGTGGCGCTCGAAGGTCCGCATTTCGATGGCCATGACTATCTGGCTGCGGTAGCCGCCGCCGGCGCCGCCGGGGCGCTGGTGCGCCGCGCCCACCCGGCGCTGCCGTGCCTGGAAGTGGCCGACCCGCTGACGGCGCTGGGCCAGCTGGCCGCCGCCTGGCGGGCGCGTTTCGACATCCCGGTGCTGGCGATCACCGGCAGCAGCGGCAAGACCACGGTCAAGGAACTGCTGGCCGCCGCCCTGGCCGGTCTGGGCCCGGTGCTGGCCACGCGCGGCAACCGCAACAACCACATCGGCGTGCCGCTGACGCTGCTCGAACTGCGGGACACCCACCGTGCGGCGGTGGTCGAGATGGGCATGAACCACGCCGGCGAGATCGCCCACCTGACCGACCTGACACGCCCGACGCTGGGCCTGATCAGCAACGCCGGTGCGGCGCACCTGGAAGGCCTGGGCAGCGTGGCGGCCGTGGCGCGCGCCAAGGGCGAGCTGATCGAGCGCCTGCCGCCGCAGGCGGTCGCGGTGCTCAACGCTGACGATGCGCACTGCCCGCTGTGGCGCCAGCTGGCCGGCGCTCGCCGGATCGTCAGCTTTGGGCTCGATCAGCCCGCCGAGGTGACGGCCGACTTCGAGCTCTCGGCCGACGGCACGGACATCGAGCTGCGCACGCCCGCCGGCAGCGCCCGCACCCACCTTGGCCTGCTCGGCCGGCACAACGTGCAAAACGCGCTCGCCGCCACCGCCGCCGCGCTGGCGGCCGGCGCGCGCCTGGCGGACATCGCCGCCGGCCTGCGCGCTGCCCGGCCGGTGCCGGGGCGGCTGTGCCCGCTGCCGGGGCTCTGCGGCGCGCGGCTGATCGACGACAGCTACAACGCCAATCCCTTGTCGGTGCGCGCGGCCATCGCCGTGCTGGCCGAGCTGCCCGGCGAGCGGCTGCTGGTGCTCGGCGACATGGGCGAACTGGGTGCCGACGCCGCGGCCCTGCACGCCGAGTGCGGCGCCGCCGCGCGGGCGGCCGGAATCGAGCACCTGATCACGCTGGGACCGCTGTCGGCACACGCGGCGGCGGCATTTGGCGCCGGCGCTGTCGCCTGCCGTGAACTGGCGCAGCTTGTGGACGTCGCCGGCCGCCTGCTGCGAGCGGACGTGACCGTGCTGGTCAAGGGCTCGCGCAGTGCCGGCATGGAACGTGTGGTGCAGGCGCTGGCCGCGCACGGCGCGGACGCGGGCGGGCTGCACTGA